From the genome of Nocardia sp. NBC_01503, one region includes:
- a CDS encoding NAD-glutamate dehydrogenase: protein MVATTLQMLSWQKLREDPADLEAVYFRWIRPDATIALVSDRAGQILRRHLELAESRRPGTAVTRVYRPGDASELGPAIQIVNDDMPLLVDSLSCLLRRFGAAVSEVIHPVFDVLRDNQGRLRGVAPGTGAPREAGRHTIAESWIHVQLGPQTDAALLDRIEHALPDLLAAIRGVARDTAAMTTTLSSVAAALEGAATREHDGEIADHARLLRWLGDGHFTLLGYGYHSATADSETSGPTGSPELLRRAGLGILHDRIAADLDIPAVPAGPPVLRLSSGSLDGVLPGSPDGYIISVADPGTAAPGQPLPMPGTHVFIGTFTVTGQHENILDIPVISRRVHQVMEWAGLRLNSFSGQELLELLQTFPRAELFATDTRRLFETVSAVMDLGLRRQVRLFLRPEPRGGAVYCLVYLPRDRYSTEVRLRMREVLRTEFDGEQVDYSARATESELAVVYFTVHRPVGAAAADVSEESRARIQELLFATTRSWSDLLVAEAARGSEVSPEVAADYAAALPATYRQEFPPARGLADLRRLRPLAEGGIDTQLYRRLGARAGEWRFTLYVHGAEVSLSRVLPILHSLGVEVVDEHPYPLLLADGSRRWIYDFGLRVPTGIDQSDHLPDNDIHGRFADAVTAMWFGGVEVDGLNELVLRAGLDWRQIAILRAYARYLQQAGFAYSFGNITRVLQSHPDIARSCVELFEARFDPDGAGELAALRAFTLEEQLRAAIDAVVSLDTDRILRALLDMIGATLRTSYFRTDRIGGDRDYLSFKFDPRRIPVLPEPRPQFEIFVYSPRVEGVHLRFGAVARGGLRWSDRLGDFRTEILGLAKTQAVKNAVIVPVGAKGGFVVKRPPVATGDPTADRQALQSEGIACYRTFISGLLDLTDNIDRGTGRTVPPPRVVRRDDDDTYLVVAADKGTATFSDIANEVAQRYDFWLGDAFASGGSVGYDHKAMGITARGAWESVQRHFAEMNIDTRTTDFTVVGVGDMSGDVFGNGMLLSRHIRLIAAFDHRHIFLDPNPDAESSFLERERLFALPRSSWADYDRSLISAGGGVYDRAVKAIPITAAVRAALALDPGVAMLSPLELIRAIVKAPAQLLWNGGIGTYIKAAAETNAEVGDKSNDAVRVNANELRVKVIGEGGNLGITALGRIEFSNAGGKCNTDAVDNSAGVDCSDHEVNIKVLLDSVVAAGELSLTERNLLLASMTEEVAELVLRDNISQNFRLGISRAHAPQMAAVHRRLLTRLEGLDRALETLPSDTEMLRRIDAGLGLTSPELANLLAHVKLSLKRELLAGGLPDHPAFAAALPGYFPAPLRERFGVALQRHPLRRQIIATTVVNRVVDYGGTTYVFRLAEEMGVTTEDAVRAFTAVAEIFDLHELWHRIRTTPMPTEVRDELELETKRTLDRASRWVLTNRPQPIAIGADIARYRLGVRALSPMVPAWQQGRIAETLLARSRSAISRGAPRDLAEQVFLLIHRYPLLDVIDIAEVAGRDARDVVSLYYALDQHFDIQRLLDAVVGLERSDRWRTLARLAVRDDLYDSLRALTLDVLTTAATEDSTEDKIAYWESINRSRLVRARAALTEIFATGTLDMATLSVAARQVRGMTGGADSVPATPAALE, encoded by the coding sequence ATGGTGGCAACCACGCTGCAGATGCTTTCGTGGCAGAAGCTCCGCGAAGATCCAGCGGACCTCGAGGCGGTCTACTTCCGATGGATACGCCCCGACGCGACGATCGCCCTGGTGAGCGATCGCGCCGGGCAGATCCTGCGCCGGCACCTGGAACTGGCCGAATCTCGTCGCCCGGGCACGGCGGTCACCCGCGTCTACCGGCCCGGCGACGCGAGCGAACTCGGCCCGGCCATCCAGATCGTCAACGACGATATGCCGTTGCTGGTCGACTCGCTGTCCTGCCTGCTGCGCCGCTTCGGTGCCGCGGTCAGCGAGGTCATCCACCCGGTCTTCGATGTGCTGCGGGACAATCAGGGTCGCTTGCGCGGGGTCGCCCCCGGCACCGGCGCGCCCCGCGAGGCGGGCCGCCACACCATCGCCGAATCCTGGATTCATGTGCAGCTCGGTCCTCAGACCGACGCCGCGCTGCTCGATCGCATCGAACACGCGCTGCCCGATCTGCTCGCCGCCATCCGGGGCGTGGCCCGCGATACCGCCGCCATGACGACCACGCTGTCCAGTGTGGCCGCGGCGCTCGAGGGCGCCGCGACCCGCGAGCACGATGGCGAGATCGCCGATCACGCGCGGCTGCTGCGCTGGCTCGGGGACGGCCACTTCACCCTGCTGGGCTACGGATATCACAGCGCCACAGCCGATTCCGAGACGAGCGGGCCGACCGGCAGCCCCGAACTGCTGCGCCGGGCCGGACTCGGCATCCTGCACGATCGGATCGCCGCGGACCTGGACATTCCCGCTGTCCCGGCCGGTCCGCCGGTGCTGCGCCTGTCCAGCGGCTCCCTGGACGGTGTGCTGCCTGGATCTCCGGACGGTTACATCATCAGCGTCGCCGATCCGGGCACGGCCGCCCCGGGGCAGCCGCTGCCGATGCCCGGAACGCACGTATTCATCGGAACCTTCACCGTCACCGGCCAGCACGAGAACATTCTGGACATCCCGGTGATCTCGCGGCGCGTGCACCAGGTGATGGAATGGGCCGGCCTGCGACTGAACTCGTTCTCCGGCCAGGAGTTGCTCGAGCTGCTGCAGACCTTCCCGCGCGCGGAATTGTTCGCCACCGACACCCGTCGCCTGTTCGAAACCGTCTCCGCCGTCATGGATTTGGGTCTGCGCCGACAGGTGCGGCTGTTCCTGCGGCCCGAACCCCGCGGCGGCGCGGTGTACTGCCTGGTCTATCTGCCCCGGGACCGCTATTCGACCGAGGTCCGGCTGCGTATGCGCGAAGTGCTGCGCACGGAATTCGACGGTGAACAGGTCGACTACTCCGCGCGCGCGACCGAATCCGAGCTCGCCGTCGTCTATTTCACCGTGCACCGGCCCGTCGGAGCCGCCGCCGCCGACGTCTCGGAGGAGAGCCGCGCGCGTATTCAGGAACTGCTGTTCGCCACCACCCGCTCCTGGTCCGATCTGTTGGTCGCCGAGGCCGCTCGCGGATCGGAGGTGTCACCCGAGGTCGCCGCCGACTACGCGGCCGCCCTCCCCGCCACCTATCGGCAGGAGTTCCCGCCCGCGCGTGGGCTCGCCGATCTGCGCCGCCTGCGCCCCCTGGCCGAGGGCGGCATCGACACCCAGCTGTACCGGCGGCTCGGCGCACGTGCGGGGGAGTGGCGATTCACCCTGTACGTGCACGGTGCGGAGGTCTCGCTGAGCCGGGTGCTGCCCATACTGCACAGCCTGGGTGTCGAGGTCGTCGACGAACACCCCTACCCGCTGCTGCTCGCGGATGGTTCGCGGCGCTGGATCTACGATTTCGGCCTGCGCGTACCTACGGGGATCGATCAGTCGGATCACCTGCCGGACAACGATATTCACGGGCGATTCGCCGACGCGGTGACCGCCATGTGGTTCGGCGGGGTGGAGGTCGACGGACTCAACGAACTGGTATTGCGCGCGGGTCTGGACTGGCGGCAGATCGCGATCCTGCGCGCCTATGCCCGCTACCTGCAACAGGCGGGCTTCGCGTACTCCTTCGGCAACATCACCCGGGTGCTGCAGAGCCATCCGGATATCGCCCGCTCCTGCGTCGAATTGTTCGAGGCCCGTTTCGATCCCGACGGTGCGGGCGAACTCGCGGCCCTGCGGGCATTCACCCTCGAGGAGCAATTGCGCGCCGCGATCGACGCCGTGGTCAGCCTGGACACCGACCGCATTCTGCGGGCCCTGCTCGATATGATCGGCGCGACGCTGCGGACCAGCTACTTCCGCACCGACCGGATCGGCGGCGACCGGGACTACCTGTCGTTCAAGTTCGATCCCCGCCGCATCCCCGTATTGCCCGAGCCACGACCGCAATTCGAGATCTTCGTGTACTCGCCCCGGGTCGAGGGCGTGCACCTGCGTTTCGGCGCGGTGGCGCGCGGCGGGTTGCGCTGGTCGGACCGTCTCGGCGACTTCCGCACCGAAATCCTGGGTCTGGCCAAAACGCAGGCGGTCAAGAACGCGGTCATCGTCCCGGTCGGCGCCAAGGGCGGATTCGTGGTGAAACGCCCACCCGTCGCCACCGGCGACCCGACCGCCGACCGTCAGGCGCTGCAGAGCGAGGGAATCGCCTGCTACCGCACCTTCATCTCGGGCCTGCTGGATCTGACCGACAATATCGACCGCGGGACCGGGCGGACCGTGCCCCCGCCCCGGGTGGTGCGCCGCGACGACGATGACACCTATCTGGTGGTCGCCGCCGACAAGGGCACCGCGACCTTCTCCGATATCGCCAACGAGGTCGCCCAGCGCTACGACTTCTGGCTGGGTGACGCCTTCGCCTCGGGCGGGTCGGTGGGCTACGACCACAAGGCCATGGGCATTACCGCCCGCGGCGCCTGGGAATCGGTGCAGCGGCACTTCGCCGAAATGAATATCGACACCCGGACAACGGATTTCACCGTCGTCGGGGTCGGCGATATGAGCGGTGACGTCTTCGGCAACGGTATGCTGCTCTCCCGTCACATCCGCCTGATCGCCGCATTCGACCATCGGCATATCTTCCTGGACCCGAATCCGGATGCCGAGAGCTCCTTCCTCGAACGTGAGCGCCTGTTCGCGCTGCCGCGCTCGTCCTGGGCCGATTACGATCGCTCGCTGATCAGCGCGGGCGGCGGGGTCTACGACCGGGCGGTGAAGGCGATTCCGATCACCGCCGCCGTGCGCGCGGCGCTCGCCCTGGATCCTGGAGTAGCGATGCTGTCCCCGCTGGAACTGATCCGCGCAATCGTGAAGGCCCCGGCGCAACTGCTCTGGAACGGCGGGATCGGCACCTACATCAAGGCCGCCGCCGAGACCAATGCCGAGGTGGGCGACAAATCCAATGACGCGGTACGGGTGAACGCGAATGAATTGCGCGTCAAGGTGATCGGTGAGGGCGGCAACCTCGGCATCACCGCATTGGGGCGGATCGAATTCAGCAATGCCGGCGGCAAGTGCAATACCGACGCCGTCGACAATTCGGCGGGCGTGGACTGCTCGGACCACGAGGTCAATATCAAGGTGCTGCTCGACAGCGTGGTCGCGGCGGGCGAATTGTCGCTGACCGAACGCAATCTGCTGCTGGCCTCGATGACCGAGGAGGTCGCCGAACTCGTACTGCGCGACAATATCTCGCAGAACTTCCGGCTCGGCATCTCGCGCGCGCACGCCCCGCAGATGGCCGCGGTACACCGGCGACTGCTCACCCGGCTCGAGGGGCTCGATCGTGCGCTCGAGACGCTGCCCTCGGATACGGAGATGTTGCGGCGCATCGACGCCGGCCTCGGCCTGACCTCCCCGGAGTTGGCCAATCTGCTCGCGCACGTGAAACTTTCGCTCAAGCGCGAACTCCTGGCGGGCGGGCTGCCCGATCATCCCGCCTTCGCCGCGGCGCTGCCCGGCTACTTCCCGGCACCGCTGCGCGAACGGTTCGGGGTCGCCCTGCAACGGCATCCGCTGCGCCGGCAGATCATCGCCACCACGGTGGTCAATCGCGTGGTCGACTACGGCGGCACCACGTACGTCTTCCGGCTCGCCGAGGAAATGGGCGTCACCACCGAGGACGCGGTGCGCGCGTTCACCGCGGTCGCCGAGATCTTCGATCTGCACGAACTGTGGCATCGCATCCGCACCACGCCCATGCCCACCGAGGTGCGCGATGAGCTCGAACTCGAGACCAAGCGCACCCTGGACCGCGCCTCGCGCTGGGTGCTGACCAACCGGCCGCAACCAATCGCCATCGGCGCCGATATCGCCCGCTACCGACTCGGGGTGCGTGCGCTGAGTCCAATGGTGCCGGCCTGGCAGCAGGGGCGAATCGCCGAAACCCTGCTCGCCCGTTCACGATCGGCGATCAGCCGGGGCGCACCCCGGGATCTGGCCGAGCAGGTGTTCCTGCTGATCCACCGCTATCCGCTGCTCGATGTCATCGATATCGCCGAAGTCGCCGGGCGCGACGCCCGCGATGTCGTCTCCCTCTACTACGCCCTCGATCAGCATTTCGACATCCAGCGCCTGCTCGACGCGGTGGTGGGGCTCGAGCGCAGCGACCGCTGGCGCACCCTGGCCCGCCTCGCGGTGCGCGACGACCTGTACGACTCGCTGCGCGCCCTCACCCTGGACGTGCTGACCACCGCCGCGACCGAGGACAGCACCGAGGACAAGATCGCATACTGGGAATCGATCAATCGCTCCCGCCTCGTCCGCGCGCGTGCCGCCCTCACCGAGATCTTCGCCACCGGCACCCTGGATATGGCCACCCTCTCGGTGGCCGCGCGTCAGGTGCGCGGGATGACCGGCGGTGCGGATTCGGTCCCCGCCACCCCGGCCGCTCTCGAGTGA
- the mycP gene encoding type VII secretion-associated serine protease mycosin, which translates to MRIAGASALLAVLLALAPMAAPASAVQPPEVATAPPPADDTPGPELPTKQDKGCVAVGVLPHSDPSQVPPPERALDLRRVRALSTGAGVTVAIIDTGVGPNSRLPNLVGGGDYVQAGGDGLSDCDAHGTLIAGIIGAAADPADGFAGVAPDAHLISIRYRSGAYSLDGLLNLDAAQKLSVQIRELARAITHAANLGAQVITVALPVCVPAGLGVDQSTLSAAVNYASRIKGALIVAGAGGSGNGCEQNPDIDPGRPTDPRNWTGVKTISTPGWFATDVLTVGFTTATGDVMADSLTGPWVSVAAPGTGIESLGPGGGDLINGVGEPGKLNAVGGASFAAAYASGVAALLRSRYPNESPAEIAARLQASAHAPARGIDNIVGAGLIDPLAALSYRNAPAAPAGLYRGAVLDIPAPPRAKDRRPGITALCVVVAAALLGVGSNAAYGMFRRRR; encoded by the coding sequence ATGAGAATCGCCGGCGCGTCCGCGCTGCTCGCCGTGCTGCTCGCGCTGGCCCCCATGGCCGCGCCCGCATCGGCCGTCCAACCGCCCGAGGTGGCCACCGCGCCCCCTCCCGCCGATGACACGCCCGGCCCGGAACTTCCCACCAAACAGGACAAGGGCTGTGTCGCGGTCGGCGTGCTGCCCCATAGCGATCCGTCGCAGGTGCCACCGCCCGAACGCGCCCTGGACCTGCGCCGGGTGCGGGCACTGAGCACCGGTGCGGGAGTCACCGTCGCGATCATCGATACCGGCGTCGGTCCGAATTCCCGGCTGCCCAACCTGGTCGGCGGCGGCGATTATGTGCAGGCGGGTGGCGACGGCCTCTCCGACTGCGATGCGCACGGCACGCTCATCGCCGGAATCATCGGTGCCGCAGCCGATCCGGCGGATGGCTTCGCGGGTGTCGCGCCCGACGCGCACCTGATTTCCATTCGCTATCGCTCCGGGGCGTACAGCCTGGACGGGTTGCTGAATCTCGATGCGGCGCAAAAACTCTCGGTCCAGATCCGGGAGCTGGCGCGCGCGATCACCCATGCGGCCAACCTCGGCGCGCAGGTGATCACCGTCGCGCTACCGGTCTGTGTGCCCGCCGGTCTCGGGGTAGACCAGTCCACGCTGTCGGCCGCGGTCAACTACGCCTCCCGGATCAAAGGCGCGCTCATCGTGGCGGGCGCCGGTGGCTCGGGCAACGGTTGTGAACAGAATCCCGATATCGATCCGGGCCGTCCCACCGATCCGCGCAACTGGACCGGGGTCAAGACCATCTCCACTCCGGGCTGGTTCGCCACCGATGTGCTGACCGTCGGCTTCACCACCGCGACCGGGGACGTCATGGCGGATTCGCTGACCGGTCCGTGGGTTTCGGTCGCCGCGCCCGGCACCGGAATCGAATCGCTCGGTCCCGGCGGCGGTGATCTGATCAACGGCGTCGGTGAGCCGGGCAAGCTCAACGCGGTCGGCGGCGCGTCCTTCGCCGCGGCCTACGCCAGCGGTGTGGCCGCGCTGTTGCGCTCGCGCTATCCGAACGAATCCCCCGCCGAGATCGCCGCCCGGCTACAGGCCAGTGCGCACGCACCCGCGCGCGGGATCGACAATATCGTCGGTGCGGGCCTGATCGATCCACTCGCGGCGCTGAGCTATCGCAACGCCCCGGCCGCACCCGCCGGGCTGTATCGCGGTGCGGTGCTGGATATTCCGGCGCCGCCGCGCGCCAAGGACCGGCGTCCCGGTATCACCGCGCTCTGCGTGGTCGTCGCGGCCGCGCTGCTCGGCGTCGGCTCGAACGCGGCGTACGGCATGTTCCGGAGGAGACGGTGA
- a CDS encoding trypsin-like serine peptidase has translation MRRITALVCGVLLGSAAPYAAAEIPAAYEVETVPSAGALFYPSADGVAPRLGGPHFCSASVVASPGHDLVATAAHCVLGPGALIEFAPLLHDAALPAGVWTVTAMYVDPAWRESFDHGHDLALLRVAPRDGKKIEEVVPGLPLGTPRAGAPVTVSGYPLGGRGRPLTCTAPLEITAGGSAIHCGGFGEGTSGGPWVQNGRLVGVIGGPEQGGCTPGVEYSSTFGAAAEALLARASAGAEGDLVPLGFTANRC, from the coding sequence GTGCGACGGATAACGGCTCTGGTGTGCGGGGTGCTACTCGGCTCGGCGGCGCCGTACGCGGCGGCGGAGATACCGGCGGCGTACGAGGTCGAGACCGTGCCTTCGGCCGGAGCACTGTTCTACCCCAGCGCCGACGGTGTGGCACCCCGCCTCGGCGGCCCGCATTTCTGCTCGGCGAGTGTAGTCGCGTCACCCGGACACGACCTCGTGGCGACCGCCGCGCACTGTGTGCTCGGCCCCGGCGCCCTCATCGAATTCGCACCGCTACTGCACGACGCCGCACTCCCCGCGGGCGTGTGGACCGTGACGGCCATGTACGTCGATCCGGCGTGGCGGGAGTCCTTCGATCACGGACATGACCTCGCGCTGCTGCGAGTCGCGCCGCGCGACGGCAAGAAGATCGAGGAGGTGGTCCCCGGATTGCCGCTCGGCACACCGCGGGCGGGCGCGCCGGTCACCGTCAGCGGATACCCGCTGGGCGGCCGCGGGCGGCCGCTCACGTGCACCGCGCCCTTGGAGATCACCGCGGGCGGTTCCGCGATCCACTGCGGCGGCTTCGGCGAAGGGACCAGCGGTGGGCCGTGGGTCCAGAATGGTCGGCTGGTCGGCGTGATCGGCGGACCCGAGCAGGGCGGCTGCACCCCCGGCGTCGAGTACAGTTCGACGTTCGGCGCCGCCGCCGAGGCGCTGTTGGCACGCGCCTCGGCGGGCGCGGAGGGCGACCTGGTCCCGCTCGGCTTCACCGCGAACCGCTGCTGA
- a CDS encoding discoidin domain-containing protein yields MPDKDPGDIFLQHREAVLEALLSDPALGWTGAPATEQPPFGELDDDFDVPGAAAPDPAPSSGGGPKASERILALLNGHTATSEFEWSDYAPPAEKAPELPAAEETADKLGAPGRGARSPVARFADPIRDLALRARQPKVALAVAGVLVLVVVLALLTSGGEPENTSGQTVLATATGPANPAPAQPTSTAPAAGTPIQIKSAQSHCPPGGTPAMDAFAGTGKAWSCPRAYKVDGQILVIDLGRSYRVDSIGLVPGWDAIGSDGGDQWAKYRTASRISYKFDDANATTYTQQTLDQRALVVTKVSPEISATKIVLTVLESKGDPTVNSVALSSIVVTGH; encoded by the coding sequence ATGCCCGACAAGGACCCGGGGGATATCTTCCTCCAGCACCGGGAAGCGGTCCTGGAAGCGCTGTTGTCCGATCCGGCGCTGGGATGGACCGGCGCACCCGCCACGGAACAGCCGCCTTTCGGGGAATTGGATGACGATTTCGACGTCCCCGGCGCGGCTGCCCCGGACCCCGCGCCCTCGTCCGGCGGCGGGCCCAAGGCCAGTGAACGCATTCTCGCGCTGCTGAACGGACACACCGCCACTTCCGAATTCGAATGGTCCGATTACGCGCCACCGGCGGAGAAGGCCCCGGAGTTGCCCGCCGCGGAGGAGACCGCCGACAAGCTCGGTGCGCCCGGTCGCGGCGCGCGCTCCCCGGTCGCACGGTTCGCCGATCCGATTCGCGATCTGGCCCTGCGGGCACGGCAACCCAAGGTGGCGTTGGCGGTCGCGGGCGTACTGGTGCTCGTGGTGGTGCTGGCCCTGTTGACCTCCGGCGGTGAGCCCGAGAACACCAGCGGTCAGACGGTGCTGGCCACCGCCACCGGCCCGGCGAATCCGGCTCCGGCCCAGCCCACCTCGACCGCTCCGGCGGCGGGCACCCCGATCCAGATCAAATCCGCTCAGTCGCACTGTCCGCCGGGCGGAACCCCCGCCATGGACGCATTCGCCGGCACCGGCAAGGCGTGGTCGTGCCCGCGCGCGTACAAGGTCGACGGCCAGATTCTGGTCATCGATCTGGGCCGGTCCTACCGGGTCGATTCCATCGGCCTCGTTCCCGGCTGGGACGCCATCGGTTCCGACGGCGGTGATCAATGGGCGAAATACCGTACAGCGAGCCGTATTTCGTACAAATTCGATGACGCCAATGCCACCACCTACACCCAGCAGACGCTGGACCAGCGGGCCCTGGTCGTCACCAAGGTGAGTCCGGAGATCAGCGCGACCAAGATCGTGCTGACGGTCCTGGAATCCAAAGGCGATCCGACGGTCAATTCGGTCGCCCTGTCTTCGATTGTGGTCACCGGACATTGA
- the eccE gene encoding type VII secretion protein EccE produces the protein MSDSRFGVGGIGRAPLAVLVIVGGPALAALSAHTPWWVGAIVISIALTVTVLRVRARTPVDWLVIWAGYRVGRTTRAERRTSVTEVVDIDTAAGPCGIRLGDNTLVAMIQLAPNLDLPTIITEQTVYTEDTLPVGLLLPLLEQYGITVDIDIVTTGRRARPTGDYSMLYDQLIGTHPVIGERLTWLVVRLDQQRNLSTLTQRGPCAVSGPRALAAATHRIGTRLRERGIIAQVLPAAAVREATLLLHTGVRLPELREEWDHLGVAASGRRVASFIVDWTRLGDAVLDDCWSWNRGWTTVVIGLSSGDDGPRGLVRFVGPEPEGPLPAYLRPLSGRQSEAFLATLPGERSVRELPRADRGGDHAPAEVLADLVVPIGPNGQILGAISGQPQHTLALPLFDPARYHPRRRTVDIRAALPVAQQIVLRAMVVGASVEVHSSRPHAWLPLVNAVGDPLSLRLAAEPGAREQDPNTQPVTLEVFDQMSPRGSAANAMVTIGDPGTRPRRSVDLAIEQVDDGTVEIGIPMRTVRVDLIEPRGETRYFEQPPNPAGPEPEPEGAPAPAGAPVPVPGP, from the coding sequence GTGAGCGATTCACGCTTCGGGGTCGGCGGTATCGGCCGGGCCCCGCTGGCCGTCCTGGTCATCGTGGGCGGACCGGCGCTGGCCGCGCTGAGCGCGCACACGCCGTGGTGGGTCGGCGCCATCGTGATCTCGATCGCGCTGACCGTGACCGTGCTGCGGGTACGCGCCCGCACACCCGTGGACTGGCTGGTGATCTGGGCCGGATACCGAGTGGGCCGGACCACGCGGGCCGAGCGCCGCACCTCGGTCACCGAAGTGGTCGATATCGACACCGCCGCCGGTCCCTGCGGAATCCGCTTGGGCGACAACACCTTGGTGGCGATGATCCAGCTCGCGCCCAATCTCGATCTGCCCACCATCATCACCGAGCAGACCGTGTACACCGAGGACACTCTCCCGGTGGGCCTGCTGTTGCCGCTGTTGGAGCAGTACGGCATCACCGTCGACATCGATATCGTGACCACCGGCCGCCGGGCCCGCCCCACCGGCGACTACAGCATGCTGTACGACCAGTTGATCGGCACGCATCCGGTGATCGGTGAACGGCTCACCTGGCTGGTGGTGCGCCTGGACCAGCAGCGCAATCTGAGCACGCTGACCCAGCGCGGCCCCTGCGCGGTCTCGGGGCCGCGCGCCCTGGCCGCGGCGACCCATCGGATCGGCACCCGGTTGCGCGAGCGCGGGATCATCGCCCAGGTACTGCCCGCCGCCGCGGTCCGCGAGGCGACCCTGTTGCTGCACACCGGGGTTCGCCTGCCGGAATTGCGGGAGGAATGGGATCACCTGGGGGTGGCGGCCTCGGGTCGGCGGGTGGCCAGTTTCATCGTCGACTGGACTCGGCTCGGGGATGCCGTGCTCGACGACTGCTGGAGTTGGAATCGGGGCTGGACCACCGTCGTGATCGGACTGTCCAGCGGCGACGACGGCCCGCGCGGTCTGGTCCGCTTCGTCGGTCCGGAGCCGGAGGGCCCGCTGCCCGCCTATCTGCGGCCGCTCTCCGGTCGGCAGTCCGAGGCGTTCCTGGCCACGTTGCCGGGGGAGCGGTCGGTGCGGGAGCTGCCCCGCGCCGATCGCGGCGGCGATCACGCTCCGGCGGAGGTGCTCGCCGACCTGGTCGTGCCGATCGGGCCGAACGGCCAGATCCTGGGCGCCATCAGCGGTCAGCCGCAGCACACCCTGGCACTGCCGCTGTTCGATCCGGCCCGGTATCACCCCCGCCGCCGGACGGTCGACATCCGGGCGGCGCTGCCGGTGGCGCAGCAGATCGTCCTGCGCGCCATGGTGGTCGGGGCCAGCGTCGAGGTGCACTCCTCGCGGCCGCACGCCTGGCTGCCGCTGGTAAACGCGGTCGGCGATCCGCTGTCGCTGCGCCTGGCGGCTGAACCCGGTGCGCGTGAACAGGATCCGAATACGCAGCCGGTCACCCTCGAGGTATTCGATCAGATGTCACCGCGTGGTTCGGCCGCCAATGCCATGGTCACCATCGGCGACCCGGGCACCCGCCCGCGCCGATCGGTGGATCTGGCCATCGAACAGGTCGACGACGGCACCGTCGAGATCGGCATCCCGATGCGCACGGTGCGCGTCGATCTCATCGAACCGCGCGGTGAGACGAGATATTTCGAGCAACCGCCGAATCCGGCCGGCCCCGAGCCGGAGCCCGAGGGCGCACCGGCGCCCGCGGGTGCGCCGGTTCCGGTCCCCGGTCCGTGA
- a CDS encoding helix-turn-helix domain-containing protein, giving the protein MVTDSQSYESDGRTLGEDEEQSPRQAAAAIFSSRLSALISESMVSTEDGATRSLTLYSLAQHLELAYPDVPVSQSGLYRLIHGDAIPRLDLIIALARVFDVPPEYFVTGERTR; this is encoded by the coding sequence GTGGTAACCGATTCCCAGTCGTATGAAAGTGATGGCCGGACGCTCGGCGAGGACGAGGAACAAAGTCCGCGTCAGGCGGCCGCGGCGATATTCTCCAGTCGATTGTCGGCGTTGATCTCCGAATCGATGGTGTCGACCGAGGACGGTGCGACTCGATCGCTGACCTTGTATTCGCTGGCACAGCATCTGGAGCTGGCGTACCCGGATGTGCCCGTCTCCCAATCGGGTTTGTACCGGCTCATTCACGGGGACGCCATTCCGCGGCTCGATCTGATCATCGCGCTGGCCCGGGTATTCGATGTGCCGCCGGAGTATTTCGTGACCGGCGAGCGAACTCGCTGA